The following proteins come from a genomic window of Streptococcus pneumoniae:
- the ftsW gene encoding cell division peptidoglycan polymerase FtsW: protein MKISKRHLLNYSILIPYLLLSILGLIVVYSTTSAILIEEGKSALQLVRNQGIFWIVSLILIALIYKLRLDFLRNERLIILVILIEMLLLFLARFIGISVNGAYGWISVAGVTIQPAEYLKIIIIWYLAHRFSKQQEEIATYDFQVLTQNQWLPRAFNDWRFVLLVLIGSLGIFPDLGNATILVLVSLIMYTVSGIAYRWFSTILALVSATSVFVLTTISLIGVETFSKIPVFGYVAKRFSAFFNPFADRADAGHQLANSYFAMVNGGWFGLGLGNSIEKRGYLPEAHTDFVFSIVIEEFGFVGASLILALLFFMILRIILVGIRAENPFNAMVALGVGGMMLVQVFVNIGGISGLIPSTGVTFPFLSQGGNSLLVLSVAVAFVLNIDASEKRAKLYRELENQPMNLLLK from the coding sequence ATGAAGATTAGTAAGAGGCACTTATTAAATTATTCCATCTTGATTCCCTACTTGCTTTTATCTATTTTGGGCTTGATTGTGGTCTATTCGACCACCAGTGCTATTTTAATTGAAGAAGGCAAGAGCGCCTTGCAGTTGGTTCGAAACCAAGGAATCTTTTGGATTGTTAGTTTGATACTGATTGCCTTAATTTATAAATTGAGACTAGATTTTTTGAGAAATGAGCGACTAATCATTTTAGTTATATTAATAGAAATGCTTTTATTGTTCTTGGCTCGTTTTATTGGTATTTCAGTAAACGGGGCATACGGTTGGATTTCGGTTGCAGGAGTAACTATTCAGCCAGCTGAGTACTTAAAAATCATTATTATTTGGTATTTAGCTCACCGATTCTCCAAACAGCAAGAAGAAATAGCTACTTATGATTTTCAAGTTTTGACTCAAAATCAATGGCTTCCCCGTGCTTTTAATGATTGGCGATTCGTTCTCCTAGTTCTGATTGGAAGTTTGGGAATTTTCCCTGATTTAGGAAATGCGACTATTTTAGTCTTGGTTTCCTTGATTATGTATACAGTTAGTGGAATCGCTTATCGCTGGTTTTCAACCATTCTGGCGCTCGTATCTGCCACTTCTGTCTTTGTCTTGACCACTATCAGCCTAATCGGTGTTGAGACCTTTTCAAAAATTCCAGTATTTGGCTATGTAGCCAAGCGCTTTAGTGCCTTTTTTAATCCTTTTGCCGATCGTGCTGATGCAGGTCACCAGTTAGCTAATTCTTATTTTGCCATGGTCAATGGCGGTTGGTTTGGTCTAGGTCTTGGAAACTCGATTGAAAAACGAGGTTATTTGCCAGAAGCTCATACAGACTTTGTCTTTTCTATCGTGATTGAAGAATTTGGCTTTGTTGGTGCCAGTCTTATTTTAGCTCTCTTGTTTTTCATGATTTTGCGGATTATCTTGGTCGGTATCCGAGCGGAGAATCCTTTCAATGCCATGGTTGCACTCGGTGTCGGAGGGATGATGTTGGTTCAGGTATTTGTCAATATCGGAGGGATTTCGGGCTTGATTCCATCTACAGGAGTGACTTTCCCCTTCTTATCCCAGGGTGGAAATAGTCTTCTAGTCTTATCAGTGGCAGTAGCCTTTGTCTTAAATATTGATGCCAGTGAAAAACGCGCTAAATTGTACCGAGAATTGGAAAATCAACCAATGAACCTTCTGTTGAAGTAG
- a CDS encoding helix-turn-helix domain-containing protein: protein MYRRLRDLREDHDLTQKQIAKILSFTDSAYAKIERGEHTLTADILVTLSNFYDVSTDYLLGLTDFPDKIRFRK from the coding sequence ATGTACAGACGTTTGAGAGATTTGAGGGAAGATCACGATTTGACCCAAAAACAAATAGCTAAAATACTTTCGTTTACAGACTCAGCTTATGCTAAAATTGAACGGGGTGAGCATACGTTAACAGCAGATATATTGGTAACTCTCTCAAACTTTTACGATGTCAGTACAGACTACCTATTGGGATTGACGGATTTTCCTGATAAAATTCGCTTTAGAAAATAA
- a CDS encoding ABC transporter permease, giving the protein MIVSIISQGFVWAILGLGIFMTFRILNFPDMTTEGSFPLGGAVAVTLITKGVNPFLATLVAVGAGCLAGMAAGLLYTKGKIPTLLSGILVMTSCHSIMLLIMGRANLGLLGTKQIQDVLPFDSDLNQLLTGLIFVSIVIALMLFFLDTKLGQAYIATGDNPDMARSFGIHTGRMELMGLVLSNGVIALAGALIAQQEGYADVSRGIGVIVVGLASLIIGEVIFKSLSLAERLVTIVVGSIAYQFLVWAVIALGFNTSYLRLYSALILAVCLMIPTFKQTILKGAKLSK; this is encoded by the coding sequence ATGATTGTTTCCATTATTTCTCAAGGATTTGTCTGGGCTATTCTAGGTCTGGGAATCTTTATGACATTTAGGATTTTAAACTTTCCAGATATGACGACAGAAGGTTCCTTCCCTCTTGGGGGAGCTGTTGCTGTCACTTTGATAACCAAAGGCGTGAACCCATTTTTAGCGACACTTGTTGCTGTAGGAGCAGGTTGTTTGGCTGGAATGGCAGCAGGCCTTCTTTATACAAAAGGGAAGATCCCAACCTTGCTCTCAGGGATTTTGGTGATGACTTCTTGTCACTCAATCATGCTCTTGATTATGGGACGTGCGAATTTAGGCCTGCTTGGAACCAAGCAAATTCAGGATGTTTTGCCTTTTGATTCGGATTTGAATCAACTCTTGACAGGTCTCATCTTTGTGAGTATTGTTATTGCTCTCATGCTCTTTTTCTTGGACACTAAACTCGGACAAGCCTATATTGCTACAGGGGATAATCCTGATATGGCTAGAAGTTTCGGGATTCATACTGGACGCATGGAGCTCATGGGCTTGGTCTTATCAAATGGTGTGATTGCCCTTGCAGGTGCCCTCATTGCTCAGCAAGAAGGCTATGCCGATGTGTCTCGAGGGATCGGGGTTATCGTTGTGGGGCTTGCAAGTTTGATTATTGGAGAAGTTATTTTCAAGAGTTTGAGCTTGGCAGAGCGTTTGGTTACTATCGTTGTAGGTTCTATCGCTTATCAATTTTTAGTGTGGGCAGTTATCGCACTTGGCTTTAATACAAGTTACCTTCGTTTATACAGTGCCTTGATTTTAGCAGTCTGCCTCATGATTCCAACATTTAAGCAAACAATCTTGAAAGGAGCCAAGTTAAGCAAATGA
- the ppc gene encoding phosphoenolpyruvate carboxylase, with the protein MSLQKLENYSNKSVVQEEVLILTELLEDITKNMLAPETFEKIIQLKELSTQEDYQGLNRLVTSLSNDEMVYISRYFSILPLLINISEDVDLAYEINHQNNIDQDYLGKLSTTIKLVAEKENAVEILEHLNVVPVLTAHPTQVQRKSMLDLTNHIHSLLRKYRDVKLGLINKDKWYNDLRRYIEIIMQTDMIREKKLKVTNEITNAMEYYNSSFLKAVPHLTTEYKRLAQAHGLNLKQAKPITMGMWIGGDRDGNPFVTAKTLKQSALTQCEVIMNYYDKKIYQLYREFSLSTSIVNVSKQVREMARQSKDNSIYREKELYRRALFDIQSKIQATKTYLIEDEEVGTRYETANDFYKDLIAIRDSLLENKGESLISGDFVELLQAVEIFGFYLASIDMRQDSSVYEACVAELLKSAGIHSRYSELSEEEKCDLLLKELEEDPRILSATHAEKSELLAKELAIFKTARVLKDKLGDDVIRQTIISHATNLSDMLELAILLKEVGLVDTERARVQIVPLFETIEDLDHSEETMRKYLSLSLAKKWIDSRNNYQEIMLGYSDSNKDGGYLSSCWTLYKAQQQLTAIGDEFGVKVTFFHGRGGTVGRGGGPTYEAITSQPLKSIKDRIRLTEQGEVIGNKYGNKDAAYYNLEMLVSAAINRMITQKKSDTNTPNRYEAIMDQVVDRSYDIYRDLVFGNEHFYDYFFESSPIKAISSFNIGSRPAARKTITEIGGLRAIPWVFSWSQSRVMFPGWYGVGSSFKEFINKNPENIAILRDMYQNWPFFQSLLSNVDMVLSKSNMNIAFEYAKLCEDEQVKAIYETILNEWQVTKNVILAIEGHDELLADNPYLKASLDYRMPYFNILNYIQLELIKRQRRGELSSDQERLIHITINGIATGLRNSG; encoded by the coding sequence ATGTCTCTTCAAAAATTAGAAAATTATAGTAATAAAAGTGTTGTGCAAGAAGAAGTCTTGATTCTAACAGAATTACTGGAAGATATTACTAAAAATATGCTTGCCCCAGAGACCTTTGAAAAAATAATACAGTTGAAAGAATTATCAACGCAGGAAGATTATCAAGGTCTAAACCGTCTAGTGACTAGCTTATCAAATGATGAAATGGTCTATATTTCACGCTATTTCTCTATCTTGCCTCTTTTGATTAATATTTCAGAGGATGTGGATTTAGCTTATGAAATCAATCATCAAAATAATATTGATCAGGACTATTTAGGTAAATTATCTACAACGATTAAATTGGTAGCAGAAAAGGAAAATGCCGTTGAGATCCTAGAACACTTGAATGTTGTCCCTGTTTTGACAGCCCATCCAACACAAGTGCAACGCAAAAGTATGTTGGATTTAACAAATCATATTCATAGTCTTTTGCGTAAATACCGTGATGTTAAGTTGGGGTTGATCAATAAAGATAAATGGTACAATGATTTGCGTCGTTACATCGAAATTATCATGCAGACAGACATGATTCGTGAGAAAAAATTAAAAGTGACTAACGAAATCACGAATGCTATGGAATATTATAACAGCTCCTTTTTGAAAGCTGTACCTCATTTGACGACGGAGTATAAGCGCTTAGCGCAAGCGCATGGTCTGAATTTAAAACAGGCTAAACCAATCACCATGGGTATGTGGATAGGTGGTGACCGTGATGGAAATCCATTTGTTACAGCAAAGACCTTGAAGCAGTCTGCACTCACTCAGTGTGAAGTCATCATGAACTACTATGATAAAAAGATTTACCAACTTTATCGTGAATTTTCTCTTTCAACTAGCATTGTCAACGTCAGCAAGCAAGTCAGAGAAATGGCTCGTCAATCCAAGGATAACTCGATTTACCGCGAAAAAGAGCTTTACCGTCGTGCCTTGTTTGATATTCAATCAAAAATTCAGGCAACTAAAACCTATCTGATTGAGGATGAAGAAGTTGGGACTCGTTATGAAACCGCCAATGATTTCTACAAGGATTTGATTGCCATTCGAGATTCTCTACTAGAAAATAAGGGCGAGTCCTTGATTTCAGGTGATTTTGTGGAATTATTGCAGGCAGTAGAGATATTTGGTTTTTACTTAGCATCAATTGATATGCGACAAGACTCTAGCGTCTATGAAGCCTGTGTGGCAGAACTCTTGAAATCAGCAGGAATTCATTCTCGTTATAGCGAGTTGAGCGAAGAAGAAAAGTGTGACCTTCTCTTGAAAGAATTAGAAGAAGATCCCCGAATTCTTTCTGCGACTCACGCAGAAAAATCAGAATTATTAGCAAAAGAATTAGCTATTTTTAAGACGGCTCGTGTTTTGAAAGATAAGTTGGGAGATGATGTCATCCGTCAGACCATCATTTCACATGCAACCAACCTTTCTGATATGCTAGAATTAGCTATTCTGTTAAAAGAAGTAGGACTGGTGGATACGGAAAGGGCGCGTGTTCAGATTGTTCCCCTTTTTGAAACAATTGAAGACTTGGATCATTCAGAGGAAACAATGAGAAAATATCTTTCTCTTAGCCTTGCCAAAAAATGGATTGACTCACGAAATAACTACCAAGAAATCATGCTTGGCTACTCTGACAGTAATAAAGATGGCGGTTACTTGTCATCATGTTGGACCCTCTACAAGGCTCAACAACAATTGACTGCTATTGGAGATGAATTTGGCGTTAAGGTTACCTTCTTCCATGGTCGTGGTGGTACTGTCGGTCGTGGTGGTGGGCCAACCTATGAAGCCATTACATCTCAACCGCTCAAGTCTATCAAGGATCGTATCCGTTTGACGGAGCAGGGTGAAGTAATTGGGAATAAATACGGTAACAAAGACGCCGCTTACTATAACCTTGAAATGCTAGTATCGGCAGCTATTAACCGTATGATTACTCAGAAGAAGAGCGATACCAATACCCCAAATCGTTATGAAGCCATTATGGATCAAGTAGTGGACCGTAGTTACGATATCTACCGTGATTTGGTCTTTGGTAATGAGCATTTCTATGATTATTTCTTCGAGTCAAGTCCAATCAAGGCTATTTCAAGTTTTAATATTGGTTCTCGTCCAGCCGCTCGTAAGACTATTACTGAAATCGGTGGTTTGCGTGCCATCCCTTGGGTATTCTCATGGTCACAGAGTCGTGTTATGTTCCCTGGATGGTACGGGGTTGGTTCAAGCTTCAAGGAATTTATCAATAAAAATCCAGAGAATATTGCTATCTTACGAGATATGTACCAAAATTGGCCTTTCTTCCAATCGCTTCTTTCAAATGTTGATATGGTTTTGTCAAAATCAAATATGAATATTGCTTTTGAATATGCTAAACTTTGTGAAGACGAGCAAGTTAAGGCCATCTATGAGACTATTTTAAATGAATGGCAAGTTACTAAGAACGTTATCTTGGCTATTGAAGGACATGACGAACTCTTAGCTGACAATCCATATCTAAAAGCTAGTCTGGATTACCGTATGCCTTACTTTAATATTCTCAACTATATTCAGTTGGAGTTGATTAAACGCCAACGTCGTGGAGAATTGTCCAGTGATCAAGAACGATTGATTCATATCACGATCAACGGAATTGCGACAGGATTGCGTAATTCAGGTTGA
- the trpX gene encoding tryptophan ABC transporter substrate-binding protein encodes MKNKRLIGIIAALAVLVAGSLIYSSMNKSEVQNNKDEKKITKIGVLQFVSHPSLDLIYKGIQDGLAEEGYKDDQVKIDFMNSEGDQSKVATMSKQLVANGNDLVVGIATPAAQGLASATKDLPVIMAAITDPIGANLVKDLKKPGGNVTGVSDHNPAQQQVELIKALTPNVKTIGALYSSSEDNSKTQVEEFKAYAEKAGLTVETFAVPSTNEIASTVTVMTSKVDAIWVPIDNTIASGFPTVVSSNQSSKKPVYPSATAMVEVGGLASVVIDQHDLGVATGKMIVQVLKGAKPADTPVNVFSIGKSVINKKIAQELGITIPESVLKEAGQVIE; translated from the coding sequence ATGAAAAATAAACGTTTAATTGGAATTATTGCTGCATTAGCAGTCTTAGTAGCAGGAAGCTTGATTTATTCTTCAATGAATAAATCAGAAGTTCAGAATAATAAGGATGAGAAGAAAATAACCAAGATTGGTGTGCTTCAATTTGTGAGCCATCCATCCCTTGATTTGATTTATAAAGGGATCCAAGATGGACTTGCAGAAGAAGGATATAAAGATGATCAAGTTAAAATTGATTTTATGAACTCAGAAGGTGACCAAAGTAAGGTTGCGACAATGAGTAAACAATTGGTTGCAAATGGGAATGACCTTGTGGTTGGTATCGCAACACCAGCAGCCCAAGGGTTGGCTAGTGCAACAAAAGACCTACCGGTTATCATGGCCGCTATTACAGACCCAATTGGTGCTAACTTGGTTAAAGATTTGAAAAAACCAGGTGGCAACGTTACAGGGGTATCTGACCACAATCCAGCTCAACAACAAGTTGAACTCATCAAGGCTCTGACACCGAATGTGAAAACAATCGGAGCTCTTTACTCAAGTAGCGAAGACAATTCAAAAACACAGGTCGAAGAATTTAAGGCTTATGCTGAAAAAGCAGGTCTGACAGTGGAAACATTTGCAGTTCCTTCAACAAATGAAATTGCCTCAACTGTCACTGTTATGACTAGCAAGGTAGATGCTATTTGGGTTCCAATTGATAACACCATTGCATCAGGATTTCCAACGGTTGTCTCTAGCAATCAAAGTTCTAAGAAACCAGTTTATCCCAGTGCGACAGCTATGGTAGAAGTAGGTGGTTTGGCATCAGTTGTAATTGACCAACATGACCTTGGTGTGGCAACAGGTAAAATGATTGTGCAAGTCTTGAAAGGTGCAAAACCAGCCGATACCCCAGTCAATGTCTTTTCAATTGGTAAGTCAGTCATCAATAAAAAAATAGCACAAGAACTAGGTATTACTATTCCTGAGTCTGTTCTCAAAGAAGCAGGACAAGTCATCGAATAA